In bacterium, one DNA window encodes the following:
- a CDS encoding response regulator → MDKKKILVIEDDPPIARILKYNFEKQGYLITVVKEAEKALETLAQQKYDLIIHDMKLPLLEYGLELFSQIRNRYKEIPIVILSVAADESPVIDLDAAAFILKPFELKNLNARIKKIVNSEEL, encoded by the coding sequence ATGGATAAAAAAAAGATTTTAGTTATTGAAGATGACCCACCGATAGCCAGGATTTTAAAATACAATTTTGAAAAACAGGGTTATTTAATAACTGTGGTTAAGGAAGCAGAGAAGGCTTTAGAAACATTAGCCCAACAAAAATATGACCTCATCATCCATGATATGAAACTTCCCTTATTAGAATATGGCTTAGAGTTATTTAGCCAGATAAGAAACAGATATAAAGAAATACCCATTGTTATTTTAAGTGTCGCGGCTGATGAATCCCCGGTTATAGATTTAGATGCGGCGGCATTCATACTTAAGCCATTTGAACTTAAAAACTTAAATGCAAGGATAAAGAAGATAGTGAACAGTGAAGAGTTATAA
- a CDS encoding ATP-binding protein: MKLDNTQMIKILKAYNRHRLIITTLVLGITIIINYFWIAFPVRPIMILTLISYIGGIICIFLIKYERVLLLLLYLSRIFDFFLILACIYVTGGIESFLTPLVFFYILACGIVSGLRVTMVITTIIIFSYTFFILLEYLGIIPHRHVVPIVGCIYDSNFYTFCLLGLNSAFFYVTVFISGYLGKVIREKISELDKSKSREKFTKDFLENIINNMADGLIVTDVDLKIQMVNSVAQQMLGHTDGEMLNKSIIEFIQDEKLPTLLKEAIIENHLTEEEIEITNPATHKKEILTLKMTSLKNSHNKVMGVVIVSRDVTSEELLARMRSNFLSLISHELRTPLSSIKAYTETLLDGEETPEEEKEFLEIINSESDALTREINQILMLSELDIKHIPLRKRAINLSQLVAELIDHLKPEEQTRLEKIAKDKKIKLIVNIPKDLPQIFGDYHKIKTAVEHLIENGIKFTPAGGEVKIAAERSGDEIKVCVSDTGQGISRDKLDEIFTPFYQLESPMTRETKGMGLGLTLVKHIIETHGGKIWVESEPGKGSSFIFTLPKE, from the coding sequence ATGAAATTAGATAATACTCAAATGATAAAAATTCTTAAGGCATACAATCGACACCGCCTCATTATTACTACATTAGTTCTGGGTATAACCATCATCATTAACTATTTTTGGATAGCCTTCCCGGTAAGACCAATAATGATTCTCACCCTGATATCCTATATAGGAGGTATCATTTGTATCTTCCTGATAAAATACGAAAGAGTCTTATTGTTACTCCTATATCTATCAAGGATATTTGATTTCTTTCTGATATTAGCATGTATCTATGTCACAGGAGGTATAGAAAGTTTCCTTACGCCTCTGGTATTTTTTTACATCCTTGCCTGTGGAATTGTTTCAGGATTAAGAGTAACTATGGTAATCACGACCATCATTATTTTCTCCTACACCTTCTTTATCCTCTTAGAATATTTAGGGATTATTCCTCATCGCCATGTCGTCCCTATTGTCGGTTGTATTTATGATAGTAATTTTTATACATTTTGTTTATTAGGACTGAATAGTGCCTTTTTCTATGTTACCGTATTTATTAGCGGTTATCTGGGCAAAGTAATCAGGGAAAAGATTAGTGAACTGGATAAAAGTAAGTCCAGAGAAAAATTTACTAAAGATTTTCTTGAGAATATCATAAATAATATGGCTGATGGTTTAATTGTCACGGATGTTGACTTAAAAATACAGATGGTTAATTCCGTCGCACAACAGATGTTAGGACATACTGATGGTGAGATGCTAAATAAATCAATAATTGAATTTATTCAGGATGAAAAACTGCCAACGCTACTGAAAGAGGCAATCATAGAAAATCATCTTACCGAAGAAGAAATAGAAATAACTAATCCGGCTACTCATAAAAAAGAAATTTTAACATTAAAAATGACCTCTTTAAAAAATAGTCATAATAAAGTAATGGGTGTCGTGATTGTTTCCAGAGATGTAACTTCTGAAGAATTGCTTGCCCGTATGAGGAGTAACTTTTTATCCTTAATTAGCCATGAATTGAGAACACCACTTTCTTCTATCAAGGCATACACAGAAACATTATTAGATGGTGAGGAAACCCCAGAGGAGGAAAAAGAGTTTTTAGAAATAATTAATTCAGAGAGTGATGCCTTAACTCGAGAAATTAACCAGATACTTATGCTGAGTGAGCTGGATATTAAACATATTCCTTTGAGAAAGAGAGCAATTAACTTGTCTCAATTAGTCGCAGAGTTAATTGACCATTTAAAACCAGAAGAGCAAACCAGATTAGAAAAGATAGCAAAGGATAAGAAGATAAAATTAATTGTTAATATTCCGAAGGATTTACCACAGATATTTGGAGATTATCATAAAATTAAGACTGCGGTAGAACATCTGATAGAAAATGGAATTAAATTTACGCCAGCTGGTGGAGAGGTAAAGATAGCCGCAGAAAGAAGTGGAGATGAAATTAAAGTTTGTGTGAGTGATACTGGGCAGGGAATTTCCAGAGATAAATTAGATGAAATTTTCACCCCATTTTATCAATTAGAATCCCCAATGACCAGAGAAACAAAAGGTATGGGATTAGGTTTAACTCTGGTAAAACATATAATCGAGACACATGGAGGTAAGATTTGGGTAGAGAGTGAGCCCGGAAAAGGGAGTTCCTTTATTTTTACATTACCGAAAGAGTAG
- a CDS encoding glycosyltransferase family 4 protein, with protein MRRLNILQISSSLGWGGREMYPITLSQKLLERGHNLNLIAHPEGNILKRAVPAKIPTIPMNIHKYIDIKSIFTLARIIKRENIEIIHSHFATDLWIIVPAAILSSINPAVILTRHMKSHRSKKDIGHRLIYNYVSKVIANSELVKECLLESHPLTQEKIPVIYYGLDLTKYDPRRYNGMQIKQEFNIDNKTKVVGIVGRLEPGKGQEYFLQSAKLILKSYPEVILLIVGEDIGAKGYKSYLINLAQELGISEKVIFTGQRDDIPEVMAALDVFVFTSKAEAFGLVLIEAMAMCKPIVGFRTGAIEEIIEDGINGILIPFGDVTALANKILNLLMDTQKATNMGKEGRRITEEKFDLDHAVTLTIKLYEEVLSD; from the coding sequence ATGAGAAGACTTAATATCTTACAAATTAGTTCTTCTTTGGGCTGGGGTGGACGCGAGATGTATCCAATTACCTTATCACAAAAATTATTGGAAAGGGGACATAACCTTAATCTCATTGCTCATCCTGAAGGCAATATTTTGAAAAGAGCCGTCCCGGCTAAAATCCCAACCATACCGATGAATATCCACAAATATATTGATATTAAATCTATCTTTACCTTAGCCAGAATTATAAAAAGAGAAAACATAGAAATCATTCATTCTCACTTTGCTACAGACCTGTGGATAATAGTGCCAGCGGCTATTCTCTCTAGCATAAATCCAGCGGTCATCTTAACCAGACATATGAAGTCCCATCGAAGTAAAAAGGATATTGGACATCGATTAATCTATAATTATGTTAGTAAGGTAATTGCTAACTCAGAATTAGTAAAAGAGTGTCTTCTTGAAAGTCATCCATTAACTCAGGAGAAAATACCAGTTATTTATTATGGATTAGATTTGACAAAATATGACCCGAGGCGATATAATGGTATGCAGATAAAACAGGAATTTAATATTGATAATAAAACTAAAGTAGTTGGTATTGTTGGGCGATTAGAGCCGGGTAAAGGACAGGAGTATTTTTTACAATCGGCAAAACTAATTCTTAAGTCCTATCCAGAGGTTATACTATTAATTGTAGGCGAGGATATAGGAGCTAAAGGATATAAAAGTTATCTGATTAATCTGGCACAAGAGTTAGGTATTTCTGAAAAGGTTATATTTACTGGTCAAAGAGATGATATTCCAGAAGTAATGGCGGCACTGGATGTATTTGTCTTTACATCTAAAGCCGAGGCGTTTGGGTTAGTGTTAATTGAAGCAATGGCGATGTGTAAGCCAATTGTCGGTTTTCGGACAGGGGCAATAGAGGAAATAATCGAAGATGGGATAAATGGGATATTAATTCCTTTTGGAGATGTTACAGCATTAGCGAATAAAATTCTTAATTTGCTTATGGATACTCAAAAAGCAACAAATATGGGCAAAGAAGGAAGAAGGATAACTGAGGAAAAATTTGATTTAGACCATGCAGTTACACTGACAATAAAACTTTATGAGGAGGTGCTAAGTGATTGA
- a CDS encoding glycosyltransferase family 9 protein, producing the protein MIERVLIINFGGLGDMVYTTPIFRELKRNLPDCYLIFLTEPPYAEVFINNPYIDELILFNKKDYRLRDALKFYRKLKRKNLDLVIDLTKGARGAFITWMTGAEKRVGFKHKGRELFAYNVWVTRDNTKTICPNSKYVVEFFLDTLRALGMKVEDLSLRLYPGKKDWSVVRDFLINKKIDWTKPIIGLNPNVSIKLREWQPEGFAETGDRLVEQYGANIILIQAPNQEKMVSSIIKKMHTSPFIASGFTIKQLTLLISKFSLLITVDTGIKPLAVAMDVPTITLFGPTNYINYTPTSGKHLVVRKDLPCSPCGKFHCDNPECMTLITPENVLSKVEEILVSGVNYKIPNHKFQNTNKFQ; encoded by the coding sequence GTGATTGAGCGGGTATTAATTATTAATTTTGGCGGACTGGGGGATATGGTTTATACCACCCCTATTTTTAGAGAGCTCAAAAGAAATCTACCAGATTGCTATCTTATCTTTTTGACCGAACCACCTTATGCCGAGGTATTTATTAATAACCCCTATATTGATGAATTAATTCTTTTTAATAAAAAGGACTACCGCCTGCGTGATGCCCTCAAATTCTATCGAAAATTAAAGAGGAAAAACTTAGACCTGGTTATAGACCTGACTAAAGGTGCTCGGGGCGCCTTTATTACCTGGATGACAGGTGCTGAAAAACGCGTCGGATTCAAACATAAAGGCAGAGAATTATTTGCTTATAATGTCTGGGTAACAAGAGATAATACAAAGACCATTTGCCCTAATTCAAAATATGTTGTTGAATTCTTTTTAGATACATTACGGGCATTAGGGATGAAGGTAGAAGATTTGAGTTTGAGATTATATCCGGGTAAAAAGGATTGGAGTGTGGTCAGGGATTTTTTAATAAATAAAAAAATAGATTGGACAAAACCAATTATTGGCTTAAATCCTAATGTCAGTATCAAATTACGGGAGTGGCAGCCAGAGGGATTTGCCGAAACAGGAGATAGATTAGTTGAGCAATATGGTGCAAATATTATACTTATACAAGCACCTAATCAGGAAAAGATGGTCTCATCAATAATTAAAAAAATGCACACATCTCCCTTTATTGCCTCTGGGTTTACTATCAAGCAATTGACTTTATTGATTTCTAAATTTTCACTATTGATTACGGTTGATACGGGAATAAAACCTCTTGCCGTAGCAATGGATGTGCCAACGATTACCTTATTTGGTCCAACTAATTATATTAATTATACCCCAACTTCTGGCAAACATCTTGTTGTCAGAAAAGACCTGCCTTGCAGTCCTTGTGGCAAATTCCATTGTGATAATCCAGAGTGTATGACATTGATTACACCTGAAAATGTATTAAGTAAAGTAGAGGAGATATTGGTAAGCGGAGTAAATTACAAAATTCCAAATCACAAATTCCAAAATACAAATAAATTCCAATAA
- a CDS encoding 3-isopropylmalate dehydratase large subunit produces the protein MGQTLAEKIISLNVGQQIKAGEFVVVNVNLCLTQDGTGPLAVRQLQKIGLEKVANPKKTIFFIDHAAPSPKKELSNDHNFLRDFAKKTGIQLSDVGEGVCHQIVIEDYLNPGDILIGADSHTCTGGALCAFATGMGSTDVAVGIALGKTWFKVPQTFKIQLEGKFPPGVFAKDVILYIIGLLGADGATYKALEFSGQAIKDMEMNDRLTLANMAVEAGAKVGLIASDEKTYKFLKEHNRDTGFKEIYADEDAKYEKEIKIDVSTLKPMVSLPHTVDNVKAVEELKDVKVSQVLIGTCTNGRIEDLRIAAKILKGKKIKSRLLITPASRKIFLQAIQEGLIETFIEAGGVINPPGCGPCVGVHQGILGDGEVCLSTQNRNFKGRMGNPEGFIYLSSPATAAASAINGYIVDPRKS, from the coding sequence ATGGGACAAACTTTAGCTGAAAAAATCATTTCTTTAAATGTTGGTCAACAGATAAAGGCAGGGGAATTTGTGGTTGTAAATGTCAACCTGTGTCTAACTCAAGATGGGACAGGTCCTTTAGCCGTCCGTCAACTCCAAAAAATAGGATTAGAAAAGGTTGCAAATCCCAAAAAGACAATTTTCTTTATCGACCACGCCGCACCCAGTCCGAAAAAAGAATTGTCCAATGACCATAACTTTCTTCGCGATTTTGCTAAAAAAACAGGAATTCAACTCTCAGATGTCGGAGAAGGTGTTTGCCACCAGATAGTTATTGAGGATTATCTCAATCCAGGGGACATCTTAATTGGTGCGGATTCACATACTTGCACAGGTGGTGCACTTTGTGCCTTTGCCACAGGTATGGGCTCTACGGATGTCGCAGTTGGTATTGCCCTTGGTAAAACCTGGTTTAAAGTCCCGCAGACCTTTAAAATTCAACTCGAAGGAAAATTTCCCCCTGGGGTTTTTGCTAAAGATGTGATTTTATACATAATTGGGCTACTTGGGGCTGATGGAGCCACTTATAAGGCTTTAGAATTCTCAGGCCAGGCTATCAAAGATATGGAGATGAACGATAGATTAACCTTAGCCAATATGGCTGTTGAGGCTGGTGCAAAAGTAGGATTAATTGCTTCGGATGAAAAAACATATAAATTTCTGAAAGAACATAATCGTGATACTGGATTTAAGGAAATTTACGCGGATGAAGATGCAAAATATGAAAAAGAGATTAAAATTGATGTCTCAACACTTAAGCCAATGGTCTCTTTGCCACATACCGTAGATAATGTCAAAGCAGTTGAGGAATTGAAGGATGTTAAGGTGAGCCAGGTGCTCATTGGCACCTGCACTAATGGTCGAATAGAGGATTTACGGATTGCGGCAAAGATATTGAAAGGTAAAAAAATAAAATCAAGATTATTAATTACACCTGCCTCGAGAAAAATTTTTCTTCAGGCGATTCAAGAAGGATTAATCGAAACATTTATTGAAGCCGGGGGAGTAATAAATCCGCCAGGATGTGGACCGTGCGTTGGTGTCCATCAAGGAATATTAGGGGATGGCGAGGTATGTTTATCAACTCAAAACAGAAATTTCAAAGGCAGAATGGGTAATCCAGAAGGATTTATCTATTTATCCTCTCCAGCAACTGCGGCCGCTTCGGCTATCAATGGCTATATTGTTGACCCCAGAAAATCCTAA
- the recA gene encoding recombinase RecA, with the protein MAQEISEKQKALELALTQIERHFGRGAIMRLGEEQAKEKVPAIPTGSIAVDIALGVGGMPRGRVVEIFGQESSGKTTLSLSIAAQAQRNGGIAAFIDAEHALDPEYAKKIGVDVDNLYISQPDTGEQALEIADTLVRSGAVDIIIVDSVAALVPKAEIEGEMGDQHIGLQARLMSQALRKLTSTISKSKTTAIFINQIREKIGVMFGSPETTPGGRALKFYSSVRLEMRKTQPILKGEEVIGSRAKVKVVKNKVAPPFRTAEFDIMYDRGISYEGSLLEVGAEEKIIQQSGTWFSYGDTKLGQGKDNARKYLEENKQIADEIEKKIKEKFGFLPSGK; encoded by the coding sequence ATGGCACAAGAAATAAGTGAAAAGCAAAAGGCGTTAGAATTAGCCTTAACTCAAATTGAGCGGCACTTTGGTCGCGGGGCAATTATGCGACTGGGAGAAGAACAGGCAAAAGAAAAGGTTCCCGCTATCCCGACGGGTTCAATTGCCGTGGATATTGCCTTAGGTGTAGGTGGTATGCCAAGAGGCAGGGTGGTAGAGATATTCGGACAAGAATCATCGGGTAAGACAACTTTAAGTCTAAGTATTGCCGCCCAGGCTCAAAGAAATGGCGGCATAGCCGCATTTATTGATGCCGAACATGCCCTTGACCCAGAATATGCTAAAAAAATAGGCGTAGATGTAGATAATCTTTATATCTCTCAACCGGATACCGGTGAACAAGCATTAGAAATTGCCGATACTTTAGTCAGGTCTGGCGCGGTAGATATAATCATCGTTGATTCTGTAGCGGCTTTAGTTCCCAAAGCAGAGATAGAAGGTGAAATGGGTGACCAACATATTGGTTTACAGGCAAGACTTATGTCTCAAGCATTAAGAAAGTTGACTTCGACCATCAGTAAATCAAAGACAACCGCTATTTTCATCAATCAAATCCGCGAAAAGATTGGTGTTATGTTTGGCAGTCCTGAAACAACACCAGGTGGTCGGGCATTAAAGTTTTATTCCTCAGTTAGATTGGAAATGCGAAAAACTCAACCAATTCTTAAAGGCGAAGAAGTCATTGGTAGTCGAGCAAAGGTAAAGGTAGTTAAAAATAAGGTTGCACCACCTTTTAGAACGGCTGAATTTGACATTATGTATGACCGCGGAATATCCTATGAAGGAAGTTTATTAGAGGTTGGAGCAGAGGAAAAAATTATTCAACAAAGCGGCACCTGGTTTTCTTACGGTGATACAAAATTGGGACAGGGCAAAGACAATGCCCGTAAATACTTAGAAGAAAATAAGCAAATCGCAGATGAAATTGAGAAAAAGATTAAGGAAAAGTTTGGATTCCTACCGTCCGGGAAATAA
- a CDS encoding transposase, with translation MVTPDGFAIPVLTEFVENESQDLDRQDCELKAFYRLAQRLKGHFPRTKFCLLFDSLYAGKPVFDLVEKNGWIYIIRFKEGSMPSVYKEFQNLLQLSPENKGTHQVNANTSQDFHWVNDIEYEGHKLHILECQETTSGKKGEEKTFFTWICKTKITKTNYKHLANQGGRSRWKIENQGFKAQKKEGFELEHAYSQNYNAIKCFHLLLQIAHTIRQLMIKGNGLKNIVKVFGSFKNFTRGLLFAFTRQLIEVDNILKNLSQPYQIRLDSS, from the coding sequence TTGGTCACTCCTGATGGTTTTGCGATTCCAGTCCTGACTGAGTTTGTCGAAAATGAATCACAAGATCTAGATAGGCAAGATTGTGAATTAAAGGCTTTTTATCGTTTAGCTCAAAGGTTGAAAGGACATTTTCCTCGCACCAAATTTTGTTTGTTATTTGACAGCTTGTATGCAGGGAAACCCGTATTTGATTTAGTAGAGAAAAATGGCTGGATTTACATCATTCGATTTAAAGAAGGTAGTATGCCCAGTGTTTACAAGGAATTTCAGAATTTGCTCCAGCTTAGTCCGGAAAATAAAGGGACACATCAAGTCAATGCTAATACCAGCCAGGACTTTCACTGGGTTAATGATATTGAATACGAAGGGCATAAACTTCATATCCTCGAATGTCAAGAGACAACCTCAGGAAAGAAAGGTGAGGAGAAGACCTTTTTTACCTGGATATGCAAGACAAAGATTACAAAGACAAATTACAAACATTTAGCTAATCAAGGAGGTCGAAGCCGATGGAAAATTGAAAATCAAGGATTTAAAGCTCAGAAAAAAGAGGGGTTTGAGCTGGAACACGCTTATAGCCAAAACTATAATGCGATCAAATGTTTTCATCTTCTCCTGCAAATTGCTCATACCATTAGACAACTAATGATCAAAGGCAATGGACTTAAAAACATTGTCAAGGTTTTTGGTAGTTTTAAGAACTTCACCAGGGGATTATTGTTTGCCTTTACCAGACAACTGATTGAGGTAGATAATATCCTGAAAAACCTGTCTCAACCTTACCAAATCCGCCTGGATTCTTCTTAG